The following proteins are encoded in a genomic region of Calditrichota bacterium:
- a CDS encoding site-2 protease family protein — protein MKWSLNIGSFRGIPVRIHATFLLILAWVAFSYLRQGHSLSVAAAGVGFVLAIFLCVVLHEFGHALVARRYGIRTRDITLLPIGGVARIERMPDDPRQELWLAAAGPSVNIAIAAVLFLILNATTALVPMSKLTVTTGPFVQRLLVINLFLAGFNLLPAFPMDGGRVVRALLAMRMDYARATHVAATLGQGMALLFGFLGFFFNPFLIFIALFVWIGAAQESSVATLRTLFNDVPVSSAMLTDFRTLHPDDTLQRAVDLILAGYQQDFPVVVDGSVVGILSRSDLMSALAEHGQDYPVAQAMSKEFQVVETSDMLQNAMAALQGCKCRIMPVLKAGTLRGLLTPENIAEFMMIHSALEKSVGRAR, from the coding sequence ATGAAATGGTCGCTGAACATCGGCTCTTTTCGTGGCATTCCGGTCCGCATCCACGCCACGTTTCTCCTCATCTTGGCGTGGGTGGCATTCAGCTACTTGCGCCAGGGTCACAGTCTGAGCGTCGCAGCTGCAGGCGTCGGGTTTGTGTTAGCGATCTTCCTCTGCGTCGTGCTGCACGAGTTCGGGCACGCCTTGGTGGCAAGGAGGTATGGCATCCGCACGCGCGACATCACCCTGCTGCCGATTGGGGGCGTGGCACGCATCGAGCGCATGCCCGATGACCCCCGGCAGGAGCTGTGGCTGGCCGCGGCCGGCCCGTCGGTGAATATAGCAATCGCCGCCGTGCTGTTCCTCATTCTGAACGCCACCACTGCGTTGGTCCCCATGAGCAAGCTGACGGTGACCACCGGTCCCTTTGTGCAACGGCTGCTGGTGATCAACCTCTTCCTGGCTGGTTTCAATCTGTTGCCCGCCTTCCCCATGGACGGAGGGCGGGTGGTGCGCGCGCTCTTAGCCATGCGCATGGACTATGCGCGCGCCACCCATGTGGCCGCCACCTTAGGTCAGGGGATGGCGCTGCTGTTCGGCTTCTTGGGGTTCTTCTTCAACCCGTTTCTGATTTTCATTGCCTTGTTCGTCTGGATAGGCGCGGCTCAGGAGTCCAGCGTCGCCACTCTGCGCACGCTGTTCAACGATGTGCCCGTGAGCAGCGCCATGCTCACCGACTTCCGCACCCTGCATCCGGACGACACCCTGCAACGCGCCGTGGACCTGATTCTGGCAGGTTACCAGCAGGACTTTCCTGTGGTGGTTGACGGCTCGGTGGTGGGGATCCTCTCGCGCAGCGACCTGATGAGCGCCCTTGCCGAGCACGGACAAGACTATCCGGTGGCGCAAGCAATGAGCAAGGAATTCCAGGTGGTCGAGACCTCGGACATGCTGCAGAACGCCATGGCCGCCCTGCAAGGGTGCAAGTGCCGCATCATGCCTGTGCTCAAAGCCGGTACGTTGCGTGGGCTGCTAACACCGGAGAACATCGCCGAGTTCATGATGATCCATTCGGCTCTGGAAAAATCGGTGGGCCGCGCGCGCTAA